The region CGGGCAATGGACCAATTACTCCGTTTTTATCACAATTGGGTACATCATCCTGATTTGGTGGCTCCGGAAAAAGATTTCGTAGATTTTTACTGCCTTTATAATTAAATACTGCTATCTGTCCTTCGAATCCAAAAATACTTCCGTAAACCAAAGTTTTACTGAGTGCTACGCAAGTATCATTCACCAAATATCGGGTGGTAAAATTATCGGATCCGTCTACAACCAGATCATAGTTCTGAAAGATTGATTGTATATTTTCAGGTTCTATTTTTTCATTTGTAGTAAGAAACTTAACCGAAGAATTAAAAGCTAAAACAAAAGCTGCTGCACTTTCAGTCTTTAACTTTCCTATATTGGATTCAGTATGAATCACCTGACGATTCAGATTATGCAGTTCTACCCTGTCGAAATCCGCAATTCCAATAGTGCCGACTCCCGCCGCCGCCAGATACTGAATAACCGGACTTCCTAAACCTCCGGCACCTATTATCAATACTTTGGCATTTTTTATTTTCCGCTGTCCGGCAACACCGATTTCCTCAATAAAAATCTGACGGCTATACCGGCTAAATTCTTCATTCGTTATAGAATCTTCTTTCATATAATTGTAATAATTATGAGATACATCAATATCAACCACAATTGATTTTTAAGGTTTAATAAAACCACATAGAAACATAGGAAAATAAATTTTCACACATAAGCTATGTACTCTATGTTAGTATCGAAGATATCTACTTCTAATATAAGAAAACTATGTACCTATGGGGTTAAAAAATTAGAACACAAAGCCACGATTTAACATAAACTTCACTATTTTGTTCTTTTTGTGATCAAATAAAAATTCATATTATCTGCGGTGCAAATACTTCATACTTCTAAATTCTGACTTAGTACTTTAAAAAACTTTATCCCAGTCTTTCATCACGGGATCATAGCCTGAGTTACGAATAATGTTTTTCACTTCCTCCATGCTTCTTTCATCACTGGTTTCAAATTGCTCCAGAGACTGCGGATCCACAGCATAACCACCAGGATTGGTTTTAGAAGCTGCACTCATAGTTGTTACCCCCAACAGAATCA is a window of Elizabethkingia anophelis R26 DNA encoding:
- a CDS encoding HesA/MoeB/ThiF family protein, with product MKEDSITNEEFSRYSRQIFIEEIGVAGQRKIKNAKVLIIGAGGLGSPVIQYLAAAGVGTIGIADFDRVELHNLNRQVIHTESNIGKLKTESAAAFVLAFNSSVKFLTTNEKIEPENIQSIFQNYDLVVDGSDNFTTRYLVNDTCVALSKTLVYGSIFGFEGQIAVFNYKGSKNLRNLFPEPPNQDDVPNCDKNGVIGPLPGIVGTMMAMQALKIITDLPVITNQLTIVDTLNWNFMKIGF